Proteins from a genomic interval of Sphingobacterium lactis:
- a CDS encoding TonB-dependent receptor, translating into MRKLVFTSIFLLVSLITFAQHQLAGTVKDSVTNRPVEFASIALLLEDQSIYDGMVTDSLGGFSFQNVKKGSYRLRVKFIGYKQKDINIEVVGSREIRVEDIHIAPTSNQITAIDVTGQVASQTHRNDRQAYRADQYKNAAGGTALDIVKNLPSASVDALGNISMRGNEGIIVLINGKPSLLDPATLLSQIAANDVTEVEYITTPTAQYDPDGKGGIINLKTKATKSDGFAWILNLQGGLPPIDDYDNAKKQHRYGADIAFQYRKDKLELNGSANYLRNDNAGFRDGDVWTILNDKQTFFPSKGERSFDKYNYGIRLNGNYTINSNNSLSLGVLASKKFQDRVADIHYENRTIDRNSGNLISSLNYFNPNLQNKQGEFYLFDFNYNLKLNDRHRFNVGAIYEFAQIHGSTKNANIENGKDTVQWTHNTYENPLRGLRLSATHIWDLNQAELQAGYQLRHDRQEGNFEYYAAEQGQPSAIVPEFTGKLNATNRVHAFFSQYDRKFKTSQFGIGLRYEYYERDVKLLHTGEEYPYSIHQLYPSVNFMQEFGHGWSWKIAGSRRVQRNNNFELNPIPEREHSETLEQGDPELLPEFITNVETGVVKKLNKGNVFINAYYQHAKNPIQRVNSVYADTILHRVFTNADYAERWGIEGGADGHIRPWLKGNIGANLYNYKISGQVLDYKEIRSNQDWVYSINAGLQATIAKKWSTGLQINYLSERPTVQGWDSRFVTPHFNVSRTFWNGAMTAQLQWQNIELGNWGVNEQRITTQAADFYTTTNYIYEKNILLVNLNFNLQRLNQILKLPKSEFGEKEF; encoded by the coding sequence GTGAGAAAATTAGTATTCACTTCCATTTTTTTATTAGTTAGCCTCATCACCTTTGCACAGCATCAGTTGGCTGGCACCGTTAAAGATAGCGTCACAAATCGTCCAGTTGAATTTGCCAGCATTGCATTGCTCCTTGAGGACCAATCCATCTATGACGGCATGGTTACAGACAGTCTTGGAGGATTTTCCTTTCAAAACGTTAAAAAGGGATCCTATCGATTGCGCGTCAAATTTATAGGATACAAACAAAAAGATATCAACATTGAAGTAGTTGGTTCTAGAGAAATACGTGTAGAAGATATCCACATCGCACCAACGAGCAATCAAATTACGGCCATTGATGTAACTGGACAAGTAGCTTCCCAAACTCACCGGAACGATCGCCAGGCCTATCGAGCTGATCAATATAAGAATGCGGCTGGAGGTACTGCACTGGACATCGTCAAAAACCTGCCGTCCGCATCTGTCGATGCACTCGGTAATATTTCCATGCGTGGAAACGAAGGAATTATCGTGTTGATTAATGGTAAGCCTTCTCTTTTAGATCCGGCAACTCTCCTTTCGCAAATTGCTGCCAATGATGTAACGGAAGTGGAATATATCACCACGCCAACTGCCCAATATGACCCTGATGGTAAAGGGGGCATCATCAACCTTAAAACAAAAGCAACCAAAAGCGATGGCTTTGCTTGGATATTAAACCTTCAAGGCGGCCTGCCTCCTATTGATGATTACGATAATGCTAAAAAACAACACCGTTACGGTGCAGACATTGCCTTTCAATACCGAAAAGATAAGTTGGAATTAAACGGATCTGCAAACTATCTCCGCAACGATAATGCTGGTTTTCGCGATGGAGATGTATGGACCATCTTGAACGATAAACAAACTTTCTTCCCTTCAAAAGGAGAACGAAGTTTTGATAAATACAATTATGGCATCCGCCTCAATGGCAACTATACAATCAATTCAAACAATAGCTTGAGTTTGGGTGTGCTAGCTTCCAAAAAATTCCAAGATCGGGTAGCAGATATCCATTATGAAAATAGGACGATCGATCGGAATTCAGGAAACTTAATCTCTTCCCTGAATTATTTTAATCCGAATCTGCAGAATAAACAGGGAGAATTTTATCTTTTTGATTTCAATTATAACCTCAAGCTAAATGACCGCCATCGATTCAACGTCGGTGCGATCTATGAGTTCGCCCAAATTCACGGTTCAACAAAAAATGCTAATATTGAAAACGGCAAAGATACAGTTCAATGGACCCATAACACGTATGAGAATCCATTGCGCGGTCTGCGGTTATCGGCAACGCATATATGGGACCTTAACCAAGCAGAATTACAGGCAGGCTACCAACTTCGGCATGATCGGCAAGAAGGTAATTTTGAATATTATGCTGCTGAGCAAGGCCAACCAAGCGCTATCGTTCCTGAATTTACAGGGAAATTGAACGCGACAAACCGCGTGCATGCCTTCTTTTCCCAGTATGACCGTAAATTCAAAACAAGTCAGTTCGGGATAGGCTTGCGCTACGAGTATTATGAACGCGATGTAAAACTTTTGCATACCGGAGAGGAATACCCCTATTCCATTCACCAACTTTACCCAAGCGTTAATTTTATGCAAGAATTTGGGCATGGCTGGTCTTGGAAAATTGCCGGTTCCCGTCGCGTGCAACGCAACAACAACTTTGAACTTAACCCCATACCAGAACGTGAACATTCAGAAACTTTGGAACAGGGAGATCCCGAACTATTACCCGAATTCATTACCAATGTAGAAACTGGTGTAGTGAAAAAACTGAACAAGGGAAATGTTTTTATCAATGCCTATTATCAACATGCCAAGAATCCCATTCAACGTGTAAATTCAGTATATGCCGACACAATTCTACATCGGGTATTCACCAATGCTGATTATGCGGAACGTTGGGGAATCGAGGGAGGCGCTGATGGGCATATTCGTCCGTGGTTAAAGGGTAACATAGGAGCAAACCTCTACAACTATAAAATATCCGGTCAGGTTTTAGACTATAAAGAAATCAGAAGTAACCAGGATTGGGTCTATTCTATCAATGCCGGACTTCAGGCCACAATAGCAAAAAAATGGAGCACAGGATTACAGATAAACTACCTTTCAGAAAGACCAACAGTCCAGGGTTGGGATTCAAGATTTGTCACTCCGCATTTCAATGTGAGCAGAACGTTTTGGAATGGTGCCATGACCGCTCAATTGCAATGGCAAAATATCGAGTTAGGTAATTGGGGAGTAAACGAACAACGCATTACAACCCAAGCTGCAGATTTTTATACAACAACGAATTACATATATGAGAAGAATATCCTGTTGGTGAATCTAAATTTCAACCTACAGCGATTAAATCAAATCTTAAAATTGCCGAAGTCGGAATTTGGCGAGAAAGAGTTCTAG
- a CDS encoding phosphatidylglycerol lysyltransferase domain-containing protein, translated as MKIFLRSRNYFIKEILAFLFLLLAIYFFRKQKDELVQAVDLVQQAVPSYVFLGIVFTGIYILCQGMMYVYSFRAVHSKISIGAGVKLFLKRNLVSVFLPGGGITSLAFFTSDIENQGISKARIGFASYIYGLIGIASLVVLAIPVLLYLGLERGTNLDTWYALGALMVLVCILIYATYSFLKRGWVFRRLVSISPQFSNVLEEIQEGHFSSSAVIYSLFWSFAIEACGILHVYIAMLAIGIEPGWEQCIAAYTIATLFFAISPFLRGLGAVEVSMVVALRTYGIQAVDAISITVLFRVFEFWLPLVAGIASFGSAKGNILLRILPAALLAFLGILNIISVLTPPLAERIHLLANFLPMGAIYFSNSAILLVGVLLLICAAFLIRGFRNAWRLALILCVLSLIGNMLKAIDYEEAIVAFVAITVLVITRRSYRLKSDPKIVSFSIQSSLIILFSVLVYGIVGFYFLDKRDFGVDFSFYQSLGSTLRSFVLLEPEPVPITRFAKSFVLSINLLGVISLGLLLYAFIRPYIFQAPRLEEEQQKAKALVQRYGSSADDYFKGYFDKIFYFGLAVDGFIAYKISSGFALILGEPICPADPASKLLILREFEKFCLTNGLKTSYYKVDSLSLPIFYELGKKSLPIGQEAIVDLLEFKLEGKDRKSLRNALNALEKKGFQTVVYQGPIKDGLLQKLKHVSDEWLDMMNRKEILFSSGMFDWEELKNQDIITIENEDEKVVAFLNIIPDFTKGEGTYDLIRKTKDAPGGVMDALIVRLISLLKERGMVRLNMGMASMSGIERPKDVPEWAIKFAYERLRFFKHYHGIYEFKNKFNPQWSTKYLVYENHYDLTSIPKALNKVMRDLPDREE; from the coding sequence ATGAAGATTTTCTTACGTTCCAGAAATTATTTTATTAAAGAAATCTTAGCTTTTTTATTTCTGTTGCTTGCCATCTATTTCTTTCGGAAGCAGAAAGATGAATTGGTTCAGGCCGTAGATTTGGTACAGCAAGCTGTTCCCAGCTATGTGTTTCTGGGCATTGTCTTTACGGGCATTTATATTTTATGTCAAGGGATGATGTATGTATATTCATTTCGTGCTGTTCATAGTAAGATTTCCATTGGTGCCGGTGTAAAATTATTTTTGAAACGCAATTTGGTGAGTGTATTTCTCCCTGGTGGCGGTATTACTTCCTTGGCGTTCTTTACATCTGACATCGAAAATCAGGGCATAAGCAAAGCAAGGATTGGTTTTGCTTCCTATATCTATGGATTAATCGGGATCGCATCATTGGTCGTCTTGGCCATTCCTGTTTTGTTGTATTTGGGACTGGAGCGGGGAACTAACCTTGATACATGGTATGCACTTGGTGCACTTATGGTACTGGTATGTATACTCATTTATGCGACCTATTCCTTTCTAAAAAGAGGGTGGGTATTCAGGCGATTGGTGAGCATAAGTCCTCAATTTTCGAATGTGTTGGAGGAAATCCAAGAAGGACATTTTTCAAGCAGCGCCGTTATTTATTCTTTATTCTGGTCTTTCGCTATTGAAGCGTGCGGTATTTTGCATGTATATATCGCCATGCTTGCCATTGGGATTGAACCAGGCTGGGAGCAGTGCATCGCTGCGTATACGATTGCTACTTTATTCTTTGCGATTTCGCCTTTCTTACGGGGTTTGGGTGCTGTAGAGGTTTCCATGGTCGTGGCTTTACGTACGTATGGCATTCAGGCTGTAGATGCGATTTCCATAACCGTATTATTTCGTGTATTTGAATTTTGGTTGCCTCTTGTCGCAGGGATAGCTTCTTTCGGCTCCGCAAAAGGGAATATCCTTCTTCGCATTCTGCCCGCTGCTTTGCTTGCTTTTCTAGGGATCCTAAATATCATTTCCGTATTAACTCCCCCCTTAGCGGAGCGCATCCACCTCTTGGCTAATTTCCTGCCCATGGGCGCCATCTATTTCTCCAATTCCGCCATTCTGCTGGTAGGTGTTCTGCTGCTGATCTGTGCCGCCTTTTTGATTCGGGGCTTTCGAAATGCTTGGCGATTGGCATTGATCCTTTGTGTACTCTCTCTGATTGGGAATATGCTAAAAGCCATTGATTATGAAGAAGCCATTGTTGCTTTCGTCGCAATTACCGTATTAGTTATAACGAGGAGGAGTTACCGATTGAAGTCAGATCCGAAAATAGTAAGTTTCAGTATCCAATCTTCCTTAATCATATTGTTCAGTGTATTGGTTTATGGCATTGTTGGTTTCTATTTTTTGGATAAGCGCGATTTTGGTGTAGACTTTTCATTTTATCAATCTTTGGGTAGTACGCTGAGAAGTTTTGTCCTTTTGGAGCCTGAACCAGTGCCTATTACTCGATTTGCAAAGAGCTTTGTTTTATCGATTAACTTATTGGGAGTAATATCGTTAGGTCTTTTACTTTATGCATTTATTCGACCTTATATCTTTCAAGCGCCTCGACTTGAAGAGGAACAACAGAAAGCCAAGGCACTTGTCCAACGATATGGAAGTTCGGCTGATGATTATTTCAAGGGCTATTTTGATAAGATCTTTTATTTTGGACTTGCGGTAGATGGATTTATAGCGTATAAGATTTCTTCGGGATTTGCATTGATCTTGGGAGAGCCAATATGCCCAGCAGATCCAGCAAGTAAACTCCTTATTTTGCGGGAATTTGAGAAATTCTGTTTGACGAACGGCTTAAAAACCTCCTACTATAAAGTGGACTCCCTGAGCTTGCCTATCTTCTATGAATTGGGTAAAAAATCATTGCCGATTGGGCAGGAAGCAATTGTTGACCTCCTTGAGTTCAAATTGGAAGGGAAAGATCGGAAATCATTGCGGAATGCATTGAATGCATTGGAAAAGAAAGGATTTCAAACCGTCGTATACCAGGGTCCCATAAAAGATGGTCTGCTGCAGAAATTGAAGCATGTATCCGATGAGTGGTTGGATATGATGAATAGAAAGGAAATATTATTTTCTTCGGGGATGTTCGATTGGGAGGAATTGAAGAATCAGGATATTATTACCATAGAAAATGAAGACGAAAAGGTGGTGGCCTTTTTGAATATAATCCCTGATTTTACAAAAGGCGAAGGTACCTATGATTTGATTCGCAAAACGAAGGATGCGCCAGGAGGTGTCATGGATGCATTGATTGTGCGGTTAATATCTCTCCTGAAAGAAAGGGGGATGGTGCGCCTCAATATGGGCATGGCCTCGATGTCTGGCATTGAAAGACCTAAGGATGTACCGGAATGGGCCATCAAATTTGCCTATGAACGGCTACGCTTTTTTAAGCACTATCACGGCATATATGAATTCAAGAATAAGTTTAATCCGCAATGGAGTACAAAGTATCTGGTGTATGAAAACCATTATGATTTAACGAGTATTCCTAAAGCACTGAATAAAGTCATGCGAGATTTGCCAGACCGGGAGGAATAA
- a CDS encoding S9 family peptidase — protein MKKLLVLLLLGSSVAYGQRNFTIEETVYGPAKFAPKSIPSAKWIKGSDAFTNLDSTYQNLLIRDVKNNWQPKPFITLQEIQTAIGTAIPNSKITLKRFPTNYQWIDENSIKFTTAADKKTYTIAYNIKDKKAKVIHSLADAQSTEAATTSTSKTAYLNGNNIEIIAADGTKTVVTKDTINGVVNGTGTVHRNEFGIDKGMWWSPDEKQLLYYRKDESMVSKYPLPQWDTRVATIKDIRYPMAGMKSEEVTLRIFNTETGEQVTLQTGEPKEQYLTIVTWDPSSASVYVGVLNRGQDHLKLNKYDSKTGALVSTLFEETSSSWVEPQHQLAFIPNKDDQFLYQTDKDGFNSLYLYNTQGKLLRSFAKDSIVVTDFKGFDEKGNKAYYVGATNSGLERQLFEVDLKSGKTTQLTQTNGVHNAEISGSGLYILDQYSNSTTPNKLQVITKKGGKTNALFTAGNPFTGQINLPKIEFKRFTSADGKTPLNARITYPPSFDPAKKYPVMVYLYGGSHAQMVTDRWLGGVGYFDLYMAQQGYIVFTLDNRGSDARGRDFTRVTHRNLGEAEMEDQLVGINYLKAQPYVDAANMGIFGWSYGGFMTTSFMTKHNDIFKAAVAGGPVMDWKYYEAMYGERYMDTPEENPEGYAKTSLLNKADRLNGNLLIIHGAQDPVVVQQHSMDFVQKAIEAGKQVDYFLYPTHEHNVIGKDRIHMYEKIAKYFDNYLKK, from the coding sequence ATGAAAAAACTTTTAGTTTTATTATTATTAGGTTCCTCTGTTGCCTATGGTCAGCGGAATTTCACTATAGAAGAAACAGTATATGGGCCAGCTAAGTTTGCTCCAAAATCTATTCCTTCAGCAAAATGGATCAAAGGATCAGATGCATTCACCAATTTGGATAGTACCTATCAAAATCTTTTGATTCGCGATGTGAAAAACAACTGGCAACCAAAGCCATTCATTACACTCCAAGAAATTCAGACAGCTATAGGAACCGCAATTCCAAATAGCAAAATCACTCTTAAGCGATTTCCAACCAATTACCAGTGGATCGATGAAAACAGTATAAAATTCACGACTGCCGCTGATAAGAAGACTTATACAATAGCGTATAATATAAAAGATAAAAAAGCAAAAGTAATCCACAGTTTAGCGGATGCACAAAGTACAGAAGCAGCGACGACCTCTACTTCAAAAACAGCCTATCTAAACGGCAATAATATTGAAATCATTGCTGCGGATGGCACGAAAACGGTCGTTACTAAGGATACGATTAATGGAGTCGTAAATGGCACTGGTACAGTACATCGGAATGAATTTGGCATTGATAAAGGCATGTGGTGGTCTCCGGATGAGAAGCAATTGCTTTATTACCGTAAGGATGAAAGCATGGTTAGTAAATATCCGCTCCCGCAATGGGATACCCGTGTTGCCACCATCAAAGATATACGGTACCCGATGGCCGGCATGAAAAGTGAAGAGGTTACATTACGCATCTTCAATACTGAAACTGGCGAACAGGTAACCTTGCAAACAGGAGAACCGAAAGAACAGTATCTGACAATTGTAACATGGGATCCAAGTTCAGCATCTGTTTATGTTGGTGTACTAAACCGTGGTCAAGATCATCTGAAACTCAACAAGTATGATTCAAAAACGGGTGCATTGGTAAGTACTTTATTTGAGGAAACTTCTTCCTCCTGGGTAGAACCGCAACATCAATTGGCATTTATCCCAAACAAAGATGATCAGTTTCTTTATCAGACCGATAAAGATGGATTCAATAGTCTGTACTTATACAATACCCAAGGTAAACTTCTTCGTTCATTCGCAAAAGATAGCATCGTTGTTACAGATTTTAAAGGATTTGATGAAAAAGGCAACAAAGCGTATTACGTAGGTGCTACCAATAGCGGGCTGGAAAGGCAGCTCTTTGAGGTTGATCTAAAGTCAGGTAAAACGACACAACTCACTCAAACCAATGGCGTTCACAATGCCGAAATCAGTGGCAGTGGTTTGTATATTTTGGATCAATACAGCAATAGTACCACTCCGAACAAACTGCAGGTAATCACCAAAAAGGGTGGAAAAACAAATGCATTGTTTACTGCCGGAAATCCATTTACAGGTCAGATAAATCTTCCGAAGATCGAGTTTAAGCGTTTCACCTCTGCTGACGGTAAAACACCATTGAATGCACGTATTACTTATCCGCCAAGTTTTGATCCTGCGAAGAAATATCCAGTCATGGTGTATCTGTATGGAGGTTCGCATGCCCAGATGGTTACGGACAGGTGGTTAGGTGGGGTTGGTTATTTTGATCTATATATGGCTCAACAGGGTTATATCGTCTTCACGCTTGACAATCGTGGCTCTGATGCTCGCGGACGTGATTTTACCCGCGTAACACATAGAAACCTTGGTGAAGCCGAAATGGAAGATCAGTTGGTGGGTATCAATTACCTAAAGGCACAGCCTTATGTAGATGCTGCAAACATGGGAATTTTTGGCTGGAGCTATGGTGGGTTTATGACCACCTCATTCATGACCAAGCATAATGACATTTTTAAAGCCGCTGTAGCCGGAGGTCCTGTTATGGATTGGAAATATTATGAAGCCATGTACGGAGAACGCTATATGGATACGCCAGAAGAAAATCCTGAAGGTTATGCAAAAACCTCCCTCCTGAATAAAGCGGATCGCTTAAACGGTAATCTACTTATCATTCATGGTGCTCAAGATCCAGTGGTTGTTCAGCAACACAGCATGGACTTTGTCCAGAAAGCAATCGAGGCGGGAAAACAGGTTGATTATTTCCTTTACCCTACCCATGAGCACAACGTAATCGGAAAAGACAGGATTCATATGTACGAAAAGATTGCGAAGTATTTTGATAATTACCTTAAGAAGTAA
- a CDS encoding TonB-dependent receptor plug domain-containing protein: MKSLLYITIFFGTFVSFAQAQQCNGDRKFYVKVIVLDTFNKPLSSVDLRLPFGPWQSSEKGEFQFHLPQGSTAFNIRKLGYQPRREKVYIKNDSTINVILSPLANQERIEAITVHGKKRRHSQMMKAGTINEIDRETVEKMPSFLGEKDVIRTLQMMPGMSFAAEGSAEIYARGGSADQNLILLDGVPMYNSTHLLGLFSAVNPLVVNNAKLFTGAFPTWYGGKLSSVIDIKSREADFNKFSGSAEIGLTSGKGHLEVPLIKNKLSLLLAGRRSFFDAIRLLGTESIEYFNFFDANAILTYKPDTLNTFKLSGYLDGDKFAYESNYQGEERDASIKHQQAFAFNWNRIITKKLNLQLNTYYSRFRNLLLEEQKSYSGEESHLHNFHSQMRTIGTKATVNFKPTQNFQTLVGLAYNSTSSDPSNYYGHENEKPFSIQSMPTTRSQEIAAFGELFYTWRKTSLNLGTRILHYKNSGFSRVYVEPRVSIQQDLGHHFGVKASYSRMTQPLQRLLNTGMGLPTDIVFPSDAVIIPPTADIFTIGLAKDILISERNYISFSIEAYQKYMADITTFKDGYDTYSAIQVSPFAIYRASSVYDMLLSEGKGRVKGIDMKVDGTYGRFSGWLSYSLSHTEHQFEELNAGKWFNANTDRRHLLNLALTYRLSPKWSISGAWMYGSGNPIHLPESYYGIAQPKPINELQPANQILYAYGERNSYRMKPFHKLDVSMTKQTTVFRKAAELNFGVYNIYNRANPSFYFMDLDRKYEGTPQLKSISVFPAMPSISLKVNF, encoded by the coding sequence ATGAAGAGCCTACTTTATATCACTATTTTCTTTGGTACCTTTGTTTCTTTTGCTCAAGCTCAACAGTGCAATGGAGATCGAAAATTCTATGTGAAAGTTATCGTTCTTGATACCTTTAACAAGCCTTTATCTTCGGTCGATTTGCGGTTGCCATTTGGTCCATGGCAAAGTTCCGAGAAAGGCGAATTTCAATTTCATCTTCCACAGGGATCGACTGCATTTAACATTCGTAAATTAGGCTATCAACCCAGAAGGGAAAAAGTATACATCAAAAACGATAGCACAATTAACGTTATTCTCTCCCCCCTTGCTAATCAAGAACGCATTGAAGCCATCACCGTACATGGCAAAAAACGCAGGCATTCACAAATGATGAAGGCCGGTACGATCAATGAAATTGATCGAGAGACAGTAGAAAAAATGCCCTCTTTTCTAGGTGAAAAGGATGTTATCCGCACCTTGCAAATGATGCCTGGAATGTCCTTTGCTGCCGAAGGTAGTGCTGAAATTTACGCCCGCGGCGGTTCGGCCGACCAGAATCTGATTCTTTTAGATGGTGTCCCAATGTACAATTCAACGCACTTATTAGGTCTCTTTTCAGCTGTAAATCCGTTGGTGGTGAACAATGCCAAATTATTCACCGGAGCTTTTCCCACGTGGTACGGTGGAAAGCTATCCTCCGTAATCGACATCAAATCTCGAGAAGCGGATTTCAATAAATTTTCAGGTTCGGCAGAAATTGGCCTCACCTCAGGGAAAGGTCATCTGGAAGTCCCACTTATAAAAAACAAACTTTCCCTCCTTCTTGCAGGACGAAGGTCATTTTTTGATGCGATCCGTCTCTTAGGGACCGAATCTATTGAATATTTCAATTTTTTCGATGCAAATGCAATCTTAACCTATAAACCGGACACATTGAATACCTTCAAATTAAGTGGTTATCTGGATGGAGATAAATTCGCATATGAAAGTAATTACCAAGGTGAGGAAAGAGATGCATCAATCAAGCATCAACAAGCTTTCGCCTTCAATTGGAATCGAATAATTACCAAAAAATTAAACCTCCAGTTGAACACATATTACAGCCGTTTCAGGAACTTATTATTAGAAGAACAAAAATCATACTCAGGAGAGGAATCCCATCTTCATAATTTCCATTCCCAAATGCGTACCATTGGTACGAAAGCAACAGTGAATTTTAAACCCACACAAAATTTTCAAACCCTCGTTGGATTAGCATACAACAGCACTTCCTCAGATCCTTCCAACTATTATGGTCATGAAAACGAAAAACCTTTCTCCATTCAAAGTATGCCAACAACCAGATCCCAAGAAATTGCTGCATTTGGCGAACTTTTCTATACTTGGCGAAAGACTTCTCTCAATTTGGGAACCAGAATTTTGCACTATAAAAACAGTGGTTTTTCACGAGTCTATGTAGAACCAAGAGTATCCATTCAACAAGATCTTGGCCACCATTTTGGTGTAAAAGCATCCTACTCTCGAATGACGCAACCCCTGCAGCGATTATTGAATACAGGAATGGGATTGCCAACAGACATTGTGTTTCCATCAGATGCTGTTATTATCCCTCCAACAGCAGACATATTCACGATAGGACTTGCTAAAGATATTTTAATCAGCGAGCGCAATTATATATCTTTTTCCATTGAGGCCTATCAAAAATACATGGCTGATATTACAACATTTAAGGATGGTTATGATACTTACAGCGCCATTCAAGTAAGTCCTTTTGCTATCTATAGGGCCTCTTCAGTATATGATATGCTTTTATCGGAGGGAAAAGGTCGTGTAAAAGGTATAGATATGAAAGTGGATGGGACATATGGCCGGTTCTCTGGTTGGTTAAGTTATTCGTTATCACATACCGAGCATCAATTTGAAGAATTAAATGCAGGTAAATGGTTCAATGCAAATACCGATCGTCGGCATTTGCTCAATTTGGCACTTACCTACAGGCTCAGTCCCAAATGGTCGATATCAGGAGCATGGATGTATGGATCGGGCAATCCAATTCATCTTCCTGAATCTTATTATGGTATAGCTCAACCAAAACCCATAAATGAACTCCAGCCAGCCAACCAGATCCTATATGCCTACGGTGAACGAAATAGCTACAGGATGAAGCCATTCCATAAATTAGATGTTAGCATGACCAAACAAACCACAGTTTTCCGAAAAGCTGCAGAACTGAACTTTGGCGTGTATAATATATATAATCGCGCCAACCCCAGCTTCTACTTTATGGATCTTGACAGAAAGTATGAAGGTACACCACAGCTCAAAAGCATTTCTGTATTTCCAGCAATGCCATCCATTTCGTTAAAAGTAAATTTTTGA
- a CDS encoding DUF4249 family protein: MKRLYCYFIFALLLFYGCTREEILDFPKSNVKPQLVAIGFLTPGDSIHIYLGSTVPFGQAKELPETYVRNAKVHISEDNGNSIPLTLSSSTLPIYSCSQQDLPIIKGKSYLLHAVAANFQEVKAKTTVPTEKAVWNSAGFTYNSSSGIEFQGSWHPIPDEQEIDYSVYLYRTKEPSDILFGNEGIIKNKDEYTIKRDIYFNNDAQAVLMTRTKAMGAFSKMAELNNEVRWSYADAAFYDVISAFKGILPSYSNIENGVGVFGSYLLDVKTFKP, translated from the coding sequence ATGAAAAGACTCTACTGCTATTTTATTTTTGCCTTATTGCTATTTTATGGCTGTACGCGAGAAGAAATTCTAGATTTCCCGAAAAGCAATGTTAAACCCCAGCTTGTTGCAATTGGTTTTTTAACCCCAGGAGATTCGATCCACATTTATCTGGGTAGTACGGTTCCGTTTGGACAAGCGAAAGAACTACCGGAAACCTATGTCCGAAATGCAAAGGTTCATATATCGGAGGATAATGGAAATTCCATACCATTGACACTGTCGTCATCCACCTTACCCATTTATTCTTGTTCACAGCAGGATTTGCCCATTATAAAAGGAAAATCTTATCTCCTCCATGCTGTTGCAGCAAACTTTCAAGAGGTCAAAGCCAAAACTACCGTTCCTACAGAAAAAGCAGTTTGGAATAGCGCAGGGTTTACCTATAATAGTTCGTCCGGTATTGAATTCCAAGGCAGCTGGCATCCTATACCAGATGAACAAGAGATCGACTATTCCGTGTATTTATACCGGACGAAAGAACCATCAGATATTTTATTCGGTAATGAAGGAATTATCAAAAATAAAGATGAATATACCATTAAGCGGGATATATACTTTAATAACGACGCACAGGCCGTTCTGATGACCAGAACAAAAGCCATGGGGGCTTTCAGTAAAATGGCCGAATTGAACAATGAGGTCCGGTGGAGCTATGCTGATGCAGCGTTTTACGATGTAATTTCAGCTTTTAAAGGCATTCTACCCTCCTATTCAAACATTGAAAATGGTGTTGGAGTTTTTGGCAGTTATCTGTTGGATGTTAAAACCTTCAAGCCATGA